A single genomic interval of Lathyrus oleraceus cultivar Zhongwan6 chromosome 7, CAAS_Psat_ZW6_1.0, whole genome shotgun sequence harbors:
- the LOC127105694 gene encoding uncharacterized protein LOC127105694, which yields MMIGASNSITLTGIASFTSPNFYANLAAPNSIPKPATFSLSLSPWRTTTSLRILSTPISAVNSGLEASITDSNDISVFLTDATVLVQEPRDEDKIQLRVNLNGDQTQKVFDRILVNLGRKAPPVPGFRMRKGGKSSKIPKSFLLEMLGEDRVTKFAIQEILNCTMAEYVKKENLDAEDKKVSTIQTVQELKKSFRAGKEFGFDVIIEPKNA from the exons ATGATGATTGGTGCCTCCAACTCCATTACACTCACAGGAATTGCTTCATTCACTTCTCCAAACTTTTACGCCAATCTCGCCGCTCCAAATTCAATACCAAAACCAGCCACTTTTTCTCTCTCCCTCTCCCCATGGAGAACAACAACAAG CTTACGTATTCTCTCTACGCCAATTTCAGCTGTTAATTCAG GTTTAGAAGCATCAATTACAGATTCAAATGATATTTCAGTCTTCTTAACTGATGCCACAGTACTTGTACAAGAACCACGGGATGAAGATAAGATACAA CTAAGAGTGAACTTGAATGGTGATCAAACACAGAAGGTATTTGACCGAATTCTCGTTAACTTAGGTCGTAAGGCACCGCCAGTTCCTGGATTTCGCATGCGAAAAGGAG GGAAATCATCAAAG ATCCCAAAAAGCTTCCTTTTAGAGATGCTTGGGGAAGATCGCGTCACTAAGTTTGCAATACAAGAGATACTCAATTGTACCATGGCTGAATATGTAAAAAAG GAAAACTTGGATGCCGAGGACAAGAAGGTTAGCACTATTCAAACGGTCCAAGAACTCAAAAAGTCATTCAGAGCAGGAAAAGAATTCGGTTTCGATGTTATAATTGAGCCTAAAAATGCCTAA
- the LOC127105692 gene encoding uncharacterized protein LOC127105692, translated as MDEEVFFGMFNTRKTALVKQLIVIAMMAMFVADAADTNDVYSPCLDAKVQKGDGFTFGIAFSSKQAFNPDNGPQLSPCDSRLDLPKKGAQLAVFRPMVDEISLLTVNRSTLDLAATGGYMVAFAGQKYAARSLPIMFADNSHIIISFTLVLEFQEGTLQNLFWKSFGCDSCSGGSICLNNQDCAVPSSKCQKNGDTACNISIQLTFSGTDKNLDALNSWYEVKNLRQYSLTGLFSNLRDSII; from the exons ATGGATGAAGAAGTTTTTTTTGGCATGTTCAATACAAGGAAAACAGCATTGGTGAAACAGTTGATTGTCATTGCTATGATGGCTATGTTTGTTGCAGATGCAGCTGATACAAATGATGTTTATAGTCCATGTCTTGATGCTAAAGTTCAGAAAGGAGATGGTTTTACCTTTGGCATTGCGTTTTCTAGCAAGCAAGCTTTCAATCCGGATAACGGTCCACAGCTTTCGCCTTGTGACTCTCGCCTCGACCTTCCAAAGAAAGGAGCACAACTTGCTGTGTTTAGGCCGATGGTGGACGAAATCTCCCTGCTTACAGTTAACAGGAGCACGTTAGACCTG GCTGCAACTGGTGGATATATGGTGGCATTTGCAGGACAGAAATATGCAGCAAGATCACTACCGATTATGTTTGCCGACAACAGTCACATAATTATCAGTTTCACTTTG GTTCTTGAATTTCAAGAGGGAACTCTTCAAAACTTGTTCTGGAAGAGTTTCGGTTGTGATTCATGTTCCGGTGGAAGCATTTGTTTAAATAATCAAGACTGTGCAGTGCCGAGCTCAAAGTGTCAAAAGAATGGCGACACAGCTTGCAATATCAGCATACAGTTGACATTCTCAGGGACCGACAAGAATCTCGATGCGCTAAATTCTTGGTATGAAGTGAAAAATCTACGGCAGTACTCCCTCACCGGTCTATTCTCCAATCTTCGTGATTCTATTATATGA